Genomic window (Alligator mississippiensis isolate rAllMis1 chromosome 7, rAllMis1, whole genome shotgun sequence):
caccCCGACGCCATGGCAGGCCGGCTCCGGCGGTCTCATGCCTCTGCCCGTGTGGCTGCCTTACGCTGGCGGAGCCTGAGCCACAGAGCGCACCACGTATGTAGCGTGTGCAGGGAGCCTATGAGGCTTCTGGGGGCGGGATCACAACACCGCACGTGTGGCCGGCTCCCATTTATTGCACACCCGAGCCACCGTGTGCCATGTATGTAATGCGTGCAGGGGGCCTGAGAGGCTTTTGGAGGTGGGAATCACGACTCCATGCGCGTGGCCGGTCACTGTGCGCACCATGAGCGTAGGCCAGTGACACACCCAGAGGCTTGTCCATTGCGCGCCATGTAGGTAACGGGtgcagcctgggccctgcccaTGGGGCATGGGCGGCCGAAgggcgcgccccgccccgccgccaggggcactagagcccCGCCTCCCGCGTGTACTATCCCGGCTCTCCCGCTGACGTAATCACCCCGCACCGGAAGGGGCTGCGGGCGGACATGGCGGCGGCTGCGCTCGGCGCCGGGTTGCTGCGGGGCGGCAGCCGGGTACGGGGCGGGTTTCGGGTGCGGGTCCCCCCTCGTGCCTAGGGGTCCCTCTCTTAGCTGGGGGGAGGCTGTTGCGGGATTGCTTAGCAACCGCGGCACTCCCCTGCAGGTGGTGTACCGCGCATGCGCGTTCTTGGAGTTCGGCCAATGGTAGTGGCTCCTGCAGGTGGCATGCCGCGCATGCGCGCTGGGCGCTGTCCAGGCCGGGCTGGGGATGCCACCTATGCTAGCGCGCCCCCTGCAGGGGGGACTCTGCGCATGCGCGCTGGGCGGTGCCCAGCCCAGGAagcatgtgctgcagagggagctgccaggcgtgtgggcagaagggcccgggcttgccccaggcctgggggctgctgcccagtcatAGCAGGCCGCAATCTCACCCAGCTGCTTTGGTACTGATGCACCCTGCCCACCTCATCCAGtctctccttgccaccaggcAGTGCTGCTGTGTGCGCCTCAGTGCAGGGCGCTGGCCTCACAGACAGAAGGTGAGGCCCAGGTGATACGGGTCCTGCAGGAGAAGTTCCCTCAAGCCTCTGCCATCAAGGTGGTGGATATTTCCGGTAAGCAGAGGCCTCTGGGCTGGCTGTGTCCAGTGCATGGTGTCATGGTGGGGGGTGTTGGGGACAAGCAGAGATAGCCAGGGCCTGAGCTTTGCTTGCAGAGCAGCGTGGTGGAGGAAGCAAGTGCATGGAGCCTGAGgtgtggtgctgggagctggtaTCGCTCTGGATTGTTGAAGATGCATGGATCTTTCCTGGGAATGGTCAGTGCCTGGATGAGGCTGTAGGTTTCATAACTGTTGGCAAATAAAAATACCCCTAGGGTTCTGAATTAGTTTAAGGGAATGACACAACACCTCATTTGATGAGTAACGGAAAGGCTTTTATTTACAATAAATAGTCAAAGTCAAATGAGCCCAAACCAAAGCAGAGTTCAGTAgttagctataaggtgatgatttctcaccaaataGGTGACAAGAGAGACAGTCTGTGTCTTCCACCTTGTTGAGATAGCTGGGATGCAACAGCAGTTCTTGTCAGAGAGATCTTTCATTCCTGAAGCATGCTCTGTTAGCTGTTCTACTTCTTTTTAATACCCTTAGTTCAGCAGGTTCAAAGCATTCttgttgtgtaaatcaagagagagtcccAAGTAGTCTTTGACAGGAAATTCCTGTTAATGAACTTgctcattattggttatcagcagggttcctggtttttcctgatataaaattgcaaattctctcataaaaaaccagaaatccattattaaaattaaagggtctccactgcccccccccttgtgcctctcactccctctccttccccccccccccgccttcctgctgcccctctctgcccacccacaccccctcatcccccagccctgcaggagaaagcccccagctgccagagctatggacctgggtccacatccccctgcccctgctcccccctgttGCTGGGGGTCTCATTGTAACCCTGTGAATGGGAGGCACATCATCGGGGCAGTGCGGAGCTTGCAGCAGCGAGCAGCTTCTCCATGTGGATTTGCTTTTCCTCGCCGTGCCAGGCCATGCCCGCggtgctgcagaggccccagggaagggaagcGGCATGGAGCTGtcatgatctcgtggggaacatgcgagttcatggtagcctgggagatagtgaccatcacttggtcgagttcactatccagcgaagggtgggtaaagtaactagtggggctaaggtgttggatttcagaagggccaactttaactagccttctaagcttgctagtGAGGGGATGcgactcaagaacatagagcaagcgggggtccaggagggttggaggtcaCTCAAGGGAGtaatccttggggctcaaaaggagtctatcccactgcataggaagggaggtaagggggcaaaaaagcccccttggctgaagagggaactccaggagagtctgggagcaaagaaagagatgtataggcaatggaagcagggagcagccaccaaggaggaatatatctccctggcgcgctattgcagggaatcagacaggccaaggtggggcttgagctcaggctggcttcaacaatcaaggacaataaaaagtctttcttcaggtatatagtgggcaaagggaagctcagagcaacatagggcccctgcaggacaaatcaggacagttggtggttgacacggggaagaaagcagagctcttcaatgagttctttgcttcagtatgtctgtgtaccgaccaagccagttcccccacctcgatcattgacggatgttcacatggcaccagtccgcctatgcttagttctgaaatagttaaggagctcctggcggagctggatgggtacaagtcagcaggcccagatgacctccatccacggctgctgaaagaattggccagtgtcatagctgagcctctggcacagctgtttgagcacttgtggtgctccagccaggtccctgaggactggaaaagggccaatgtggtgcccattttcaagaaagggagaagggataagccaggtaactttagaccagtcagtcttacctctattcctgggaaaatgctagagaaaataatgaaagaacacatttgtgcaggcccagcaggggaaacgatgctgaagggaaaccagcatgggtttgtcacaggtagatcctgcctgacaaaccttgtagccttctatgaccagatcacacactgcctggacgtgggagccgaggctgatgtcatcttcctggactttaggaaggccttcaacacagtttcgcaccctatcctcattgggaagccagcagactgtggagtagatgcttacatggtcaggtgggtggccaactggcttagggactgcacccagagagtggtggtggatggttccttctcggcctggagggacgtgggtggtggggtcccacagggttcagtccttggatcgatattattcaatatcttcatcagcgatttggatgagggtgtggagagcactttctccaagtttgctgatgataccaagttatggggcaaagttagtacaccggagggcagggagcagattcaggctgacctggacaggttggatcaatgggcggagagaaataggatgcaatttaataaagataaatgtaaggtactccacctgggaaggaggaagccccagcacacctataggttggggagtgtccttctcggCAGCTCAGAGACAGAGAGGGATCTTAGAGTcgtaattgactccaagatgaacatgagccgacagtgtaaCAAGGCCgccaacaaggccaatcgcaccttgtcgtgcattagcaggtgcatggctaatagatcaaaggaagtgatgctccccctctatgcggcactggtcaggccgcagttggagtcttgtgtccagttttgggcgccgcacttcaagagggatgtggagaatctggagagggtccagaggagggccactcacatgattagtggccttcgtgatagaccctacggggggaggttgagagaccTGATTCTcgtcagccttcacaagagatggctgaggggagatcttgtcgCTGCCTATAAAATTATTAGGGGcagtcaacggggaataggggttgcgctgtttactaaggtgccccagggagtgactaggaataacgggtgtaaactagttggatttaggttagatattaggaagaaaatttttcacagtgagggtggccaggatctggaatgggcttccaagagaggtggtgctatcacctagcttggaggtcttcaagcggaggctagatagtcacctggctggggtcatctgacctcagtcctctttcttgccaggggcagggggtcacacaCGATGATCcgttgtggtcccttctgactgcagtctatgaatctatgagcttgCAGTGGCGAGCAGCTTCTCCATGCGgctctgctgtgccctgccaccctgcttccctcccctggggttTCCTCAGTCCAGTGGGCGTGACCTGGAACGGCAGGGAACACTAGAGCCGTGCAGAGAAGCTgtgagctctgcgctgccctggcaacGCGCCTCCTGcacacagggctgcagtgagagcagcagtgtggggttgtgcccctaAAGCAGCAGCACACTCAGGGGGCATGTcaccaggggagcagggagcttgcagcagcaagcagtttCTGTGTAGCTTTGCTCTTCCCTGCCGTGCCAGGTCGTGCTTGCCGagctgcagaggcccctgggggtggggagggggaagagcagggcgGGAGCCTGTGGccacagcctgcacctgccccatgcacagacgGGGTGGGTGtgggtcctccctgccccccagggaatgcgagcagcagcagggagctggtcctGTCCCAGACGAGCCACCTGCGGCTCTGTCCTGCTACCTGCTGGTGCCCTCCAGCCATGCATTGCGGGCCtaagcactgcctggctgggcaggatccccagccctgcctagctCCTTCCTTCTCTACAGGTTCCTCAgtccccctctttccccaccccacttacTTGCTGGAGCTACTCTGCAGGCCACCTGGGGCCATGTTCATgtccatgcacatggtgccccctgtctcaccaccttcccactccctcccaactCACTAcaggctggatctctgccagcctgcagggagcttatcacaaaatggcaaaatctgtgtgtttctctggtaaaatgagaaatccgcatTTGCTTCCAGTTAAAGGTAAAATCTGCGGTTTATTCCGTTTTTCTGTGGAGAACGGAAAACCCAATTCCCTGGGTATCAGAAAGTTCCAATTTGAATGAATTACCTTCCTCGGTGACGAGAAGTTATCCATTTCTACTAAGTTTGGAACTTATCCAAAACTGATTAATAACCAAGAAAAACACAAGATTTTGGGGAGTGTCCTTGGAAAATCATGGGATCCACTAGTCAAAAAAGGAGAAATCTATCACATATGGAGAGTGACTCTTTCTGTACATAACATGAGTTAATTGCAAgggaaatatttaccatactaattaattaAGGATAAACATTTAATACAGTTACATACTAGACAACTAGGAGCCTGCTTGAAATCATGAATATAGTAAGATTAGCTGGAatggatacctcattgtttcttctcagatggcctagctgtGAGCTTGCATCCTCTTGCACTATGCAGTTAGCATTAGTATTTTGGATTTTAACTTCTTGTGAGTAGGCCCCAGCTTAGCATGAATTTCAGAGTCCTCGCTAGCATCTTGTTGTGCCACTTAGCATCAGAGGGTGGACTCTGTGGGGAGTAGGGTATAGCCATAATCTCCCCCTCGCCTCACTCGCATTGCAGCTTCCAGTCATCAGAGATGTAGAGAGGGCTGCCTCAGAGTCTGCCCCCTAAATTGTCTTCCTTGTAGCAACTAGTGGCCCTCTTCTGTGTGAATTTGGCTGGTTCCTCCTTTATTCAGGGCCAAGTACGAGTGTGTGTAGTATTGGGTGATGAGGAGGTCTGCAGCATAATGGCTTGGTGCGTAGGAAGGAGCTTTCTTGAGGCAGTTCTAAATGTGGCACTTAGGAGTTAAATGTAGCCCCTGGCTTTGATATTGTGTGGCAGTGAAATTCAACTggtagtaatttactgtgctccaTTTAACAGAGTCTAGAGATCTATACTGGTCTCCTTCAAGAGCCCATTTCCTAGGCGGAAGAGTCCTCACCTGTGTAAGCTCTCAGTGTACGAAAGGCCTACCGTTCCCCTGATCATCCCGGCTGGTCTTCTCAGTCCCCTTCCTAGCTCTTCTATCTCGCTGTAGAAGTGCGGCAACCTGAATGGTGAACAGTGCTCAATGGGTGCCTCTCCTCTGTCATTCAGTTAGGTTGTAGTTTAAACTGGGGAATTGCCTTTTTGACTGAGGCTTCACCCCAAGTTGATGTAGTAAGCCAGCTGTTGTTGATGGTGCCCAGGTCTCGTCTTTGCACGGGAAAAGAGAACATAGAACCTGTCAGCGCGTGGATGAGTTGCCTTAGGTTTTCCCATGTGCATTGCTTTGCACATAATGATACTGAACATCATCTGTCCTTGTGGCGGCCATTGACTTGAATGTGCAAAATCCTTCTTTGTGCCcattgggatggtttattcctgtgccctcagtaggTCTTTGCAGTCTACCTTAGTATTTACTGTTTTGAATTTTTTGGATCAGTTAGACTGTGTTATGCTGTGGTGGAGttaacacagatccctgggggaccctggACTGGCCCATTAGTTGCcactcctgtttttttttttatcctttagCCCAGGATCTCCATTTCTGCTACCACCTCGGCTGCTGCCCCACTGTGCATTGGTTCTACTGACCGGTGCCCTGAGAGGAGCAGCTCTGGTGAGGGAACATCCCTGACCTCTTCTGTAACAGATGAACGCAGAGAGCTCTCTTAGTTTTTCAGCATTGGTGGTATCCTTCTGCATCAATCCCTCAGTGCCCTGATTTTATCCCATTGGATAACCATGGTCCAGCTGACCCTTGGGAGGACCTCTTGCATGCAGCGGACCTAGAGCTGATATGGGTATGTTGTTAGCCTCTAGCAAGTGTCTCCTTTGCCTGTCTTGTAGCTCTGTGCTTGTCAGGGTTCCTAGTGCCTTGCCTTACTTAGGTGAGCGTCTTTCCTTACATGCTTCATTTCGATCTAACTTGCACTGTTTCAATGAAGTGTTTTTCCTTGGCCTAGCCTCCGTAGCCTGGCACGGGACCAGGCTGGCTGGTGTGTGGCATGCTTTCTGTCTAGATGTGTGACATGTGGTGGGCGTTTCCCAGGCATCTCCGGTGTGGGGTGACTAATCAGGCCAGGTCGTAACTGTCCTTGGTGCTACTCAGGACTGCTTTCCCAGAGGTCCTCTCAGACTTGTGTAGGTGCTGGGGCCATTTGCATTTGGTCTCTTTTTTTGGAAGCAAGGGCAAAGGCAATGACACAGTGGCTGTCACAGAATGGCTCTGCAGCAGTGACCCTTCGTACCAAATCCTGTGCCCTGCCTAGGCCTGTCTTAAACGTGGCCTTTTGGGTAGCAGGTAGCTGGAATAAGGCCTTGAGAGAGCGGTCAGTTATGGGGCCCAGGGAAGttgcctctgcctcctgccctgtaCTGCAAGGTACCCAGACAGCATGAGGATGAACAGAATTGTGCAGCATGATAGCAGCATCTGCTTTTGCAGCGTTTCTCTGTTCCAGTGGTGTTTCTAGCTTGCTTCTGCCATCCAGGGCTGGTGGCTGATGGtccaggccagaggctggtgcCTGAGGTCCTTGCCACACATTTTATTTTGGACATGCCCCCTACATAGCCCCACCCAGTGCCAGGACTTTCTGGTTACCCTGCCTTTGGCTGTGGTCACAGTGCCCATCTATCAGACTAGGAAGGATTCCGGGCAACTGTGCGGCTGCCTCGCTTTGTCTCATCCGTGCATGTCTCCCCGCTGAGTTTTGCTGGGTGCAGTCCACTGGCTCCTTGAATACATTTGAGGGTCAACAGGTGAGCGCCTCACTTCTGCTCCTGATTCTTCTTGTGCTGTCCCAAAGATTTGAGTCTGATGCATTTAATGGCCTTCCTCTAATGGAGGCAGGCTTATAGTTTCCCAGAGGATCAAGGTTACTGTCTGTGAATAGCAATTAAGCCCGTGGCACCTAGTATTGGAGTGCAGGTGCGGAGGGAGAGGATGAATAGGGCCTGTCCAGGATTTTCCCACTCTGCTCTTCTCCCATGGCAGCTTCCAGTCATTGGAGGTTTTGAAAGGTCAGAATCGCTGGCGTCCCCCTGATACACCATGGTCCAAATGTGCTGTTGACTCTCTTCTGCACAATTCTGCCCCATCACCTTTTGAACTGGTTTTAAATGTGGGCCTGCCCAGCATTGTGTTGTGATGAGGGCCACAAGGTGATTGTGTGCTGTTTGGAAAAGAGCTCCCATGAGTTAGGCTTAAAGTTGCTACCTAGCAGGGGAAAACGAAGTCCCTGGGTTCTAGTATGGTGAGGGAGGCACCCGAGAGGCATTTTGTGTTGGCTGGGACTTAGACTGGgctgtgccactgctcctgctgggaccaaagctggaagTTCCTAGCTACAGGGTCTTCCCCTCTGTTTAGGGTCAGACTGATccccagatttggggtcaggaaggaatttcaccccCAAGTTAGATTGATATGGACCACTGGggagggggttgccttcctctgcagctgggagtgtgacccccttcctgggatctcttgattGTATGTTGGCAAGAtctcatagaagcaggatgttgactgctgtgcttccccagttttccctgtggcaggttcgggtgcGACGTTTCATGCTGACGGTAGTCTTAGggagagtttagatgatggatatGTCTGAGATGGtctggatggggctgatcctgcctcaggcaaggggttggactagaggtgacctctggaggtcccttccagccccacttctctctgaCTCTGTGAATTTGTGCCTTGCCCCAAGGTTGCCGTTGCTGTCCCTAGTGGCCTCCCTGTCATTGAGGGAGGTTTCTAGTTTTTTCATCTGCctagcttcccctcccccccttctgtTTGTATAGGTCTCACCTAGTGTTGAAGCACAGATGCTGAGGGGGAGGGTGAATGAgattctcccaccccctgctccccttgccCAGCAGCTGGTAGCTGTGGTTCTGACTCCCTGGTTCCTCCCCGAGTCAGTATGGAGCGAGGGCCCTATCTGGTCCGCCTGTGAAGTAGGTCAAGCTGTGGGTCTGCGTGGTGGTTTTGAGGTCCTCAAGGTCAGTGTGCTAGGTGCTAGGTGGAGCAGCGCTTCCCCATGTTAGGTGTTGAACAGCTGCTTAATAGGGAAATGGAGGTGCCTTACGGCTAACGCTTTGAGAGGCAGAGAGATAGAAATCgctctgctgtgctgtggctAGTGCTTCTAGGTCCTTGGCAAGGGCTCAGAG
Coding sequences:
- the BOLA3 gene encoding bolA-like protein 3 isoform X1, coding for MAAAALGAGLLRGGSRAVLLCAPQCRALASQTEGEAQVIRVLQEKFPQASAIKVVDISGGCGAMYEIHIESEEFKEKRTVQQHQMVNQALKEEIKAMHGLRIFTSVPKH
- the BOLA3 gene encoding bolA-like protein 3 isoform X2; translated protein: MAAAALGAGLLRGGSRAVLLCAPQCRALASQTEGEAQVIRVLQEKFPQASAIKVVDISGTQGRDQSDARPAHLHLCPQTLKRQPRVWPRVAEL